In a genomic window of Meleagris gallopavo isolate NT-WF06-2002-E0010 breed Aviagen turkey brand Nicholas breeding stock chromosome 1, Turkey_5.1, whole genome shotgun sequence:
- the TSPAN8 gene encoding tetraspanin-8 has translation MAGVSRCLKYSMFVFNFLFWVCGCIILGVSIWIRVSKDAQEDLSINNNNMFVGVDVLIAVGSIIMILGFLGCCGAIKESRCMLLLFFIGLLLILILQVTGGILGAVYKPQLEEGLNLTLTEAVNLLKDNTENAKQVQESWQKFQLQGQCCGLVNGASDWGNNINLVIDGKKVCECEQKYQEENLCIPFGDRYIFKQPCKTVILDFLQKNMDTIMGIAFGMAVIEVLGLVFSMCLYCQIQRK, from the exons ATGGCGGGTGTAAGCAGATGCTTGAAGTACTCCATGTTCGTCTTCAACTTCTTATTTTGG GTGTGTGGTTGCATTATTTTAGGAGTCTCTATATGGATACGTGTTAGCAAAGATGCTCAAGAG gATTTGAgcataaacaacaacaatatGTTTGTCGGGGTTGACGTGTTGATAGCTGTGGGCTCCATCATTATGATCCTAGGATTTCTGGGGTGCTGTGGTGCCATTAAGGAAAGCCGGTGCATGCTGCTCTtg tTTTTTATTGGACTGCTGCTGATCCTGATCCTTCAGGTCACAGGGGGTATTTTAGGAGCAGTGTACAAACCTCAG CTTGAGGAGGGCCTTAACCTGACACTTACGGAGGCTGTTAATTTATTGAAAGATaatacagaaaatgcaaaacaagttCAAGAGTCGTGGCAGAAGTTTCAGCTACAG GGTCAGTGCTGTGGTTTGGTCAATGGGGCTAGTGACTGGGGAAACAATATCAATCTTGTTATTGATGGCAAAAAAGTCTGTGAGTGTGAACAAAAGTATCAAGAAGAAAATCTCTGCATCCCTTTTGGAgacagatatatttttaaacag ccgTGTAAAACAGTGATTCTcgatttccttcagaaaaatatgGACACAATTATGGGGATCGCATTTGGAATGGCAGTTATTGAG